A stretch of Pyrenophora tritici-repentis strain M4 chromosome 7, whole genome shotgun sequence DNA encodes these proteins:
- a CDS encoding Trichoplein multi-domain protein, protein MFKPLAAAYSLSLQHYLQASHGLLAVRKDDFYRLFKPAWDSSFIKKHALKAFKATGIAPIDPEVVLKKFRKSTLTAPPPLVNVSRATITNLINQAYDPSSIAANNLSEILLRLQAAKEIAEYEKDALRAALHVHQKPRNRHEPPLDLQQRKAFHSGAVWWSPCKLREARFRQLVKEKEKEKELLDKIELKEAKENNRIYQLKIKEAARAAREEAKKVRDEAKAVKAAELDAKRRDRDAAKAIQQPQSGKRKASKPAAKQQPKKRRVGGAGGGTLAEVAAPAPPPTTTRRGRAVNTPAKYR, encoded by the coding sequence atgttcaaacctctggcagccgcgtactcactcagcttgcagcactacctccaggcgagccacggtctcttagctgtgaggaaggatgacttctaccgtcttttcaagcctgcctgggactcctctttcattaagaagcacgcgttgaaggcatttaaagccactgggatagctcctatagatcccgaagtagtacttaaaaagttccgaaagtcaacactaacagcaccgccgccactagtgaacgtgagtagagctactatcacgaacctcattaatcaggcctacgatccgagctctattgcggccaacaacctctcagaaatactcctccgcctccaggctgccaaagagatcgccgagtacgagaaggacgcactgcgcgcggcgctacacgttcaccagaagccccgcaatcggcacgaacctcccctagatctacagcagcgaaaagcgttccattcaggggcagtttggtggtcgccgtgcaagcttcgagaggcccgcttcaggcagctagtgaaggagaaggagaaggagaaagagctacttgataagatagagttgaaagaggcaaaggagaacaacaggatctatcaacttaagatcaaagaggcagcgcgggcggcgcgtgaggaggcaaagaaggtgcgggatgaagccaaggctgtaaaggctgccgaacttgacgccaaacgacgcgatcgcgacgctgcaaaggctatacaacaaccccaatcgggcaagcgtaaggcttcaaagcccgctgcaaagcaacagccaaaaaaacgacgcgtgggtggtgctggcggtggcactctggctgaggtggctgcaccggctcccccaccaacaaccacccgacgcggccgggccgtcaatactccggcaaaatatagatag
- a CDS encoding Atrophin-1 multi-domain protein — MEEDARRTLREWEERRQREDLEEKRRVAPGWLDSGVHIIKPEEGSTGQTAGGNTGQGQGQGQQQQQESLMDLDPQAERKAKEGEELDRVFGGLQV, encoded by the coding sequence ATGGAAGAGGATGCGAGAAGAACATTGCGGGAGTGGGAGGAAAGGAGACAAAGAGAGGATTTGGAGGAGAAGAGGAGGGTTGCGCCCGGGTGGTTGGATAGCGGTGTTCATATTATTAAGCCTGAGGAGGGGAGTACGGGGCAGACGGCGGGTGGGAATACAGGGCAAGGACAAGGACAAGgacagcagcagcagcaggagAGTTTAATGGACTTGGATCCGCAGGCGGAGCGCAAGGCCAAGGAGGGCGAGGAGTTGGATAGGGTGTTTGGGGGGTTGCAAGTCTGA